The following coding sequences lie in one Haladaptatus sp. DJG-WS-42 genomic window:
- a CDS encoding histone: protein MSVELPFAPVDTIIRRNAGSLRVSADAAEELARRIQGHGATLAIDAAEHATADGRKTLMAQDFGVEQAIDKDSLTLPIAPVDRIARLRIDNKYRVAMDARIALADILEDYAEDIALAAATLARHANRRTIKAEDIQTYFELFE, encoded by the coding sequence ATGAGTGTAGAGCTACCGTTCGCCCCGGTAGACACCATCATACGCCGCAATGCTGGCTCCCTTCGCGTGAGTGCTGACGCCGCAGAAGAGCTTGCGCGCCGGATTCAAGGCCACGGTGCGACGCTCGCGATAGACGCCGCAGAGCACGCGACGGCGGATGGTCGAAAAACCCTGATGGCGCAGGATTTCGGTGTCGAACAGGCCATCGACAAGGATTCGCTGACCTTGCCGATTGCGCCCGTAGACCGCATTGCACGCCTCCGCATCGACAACAAATATCGCGTGGCGATGGACGCGCGCATCGCGCTTGCTGACATCCTCGAAGACTATGCAGAGGACATCGCGCTCGCCGCCGCGACGCTTGCCCGCCACGCGAACCGCCGTACCATCAAGGCAGAAGACATCCAGACCTATTTCGAACTCTTTGAATGA
- a CDS encoding histone deacetylase has translation MKFGYSEVCLDHDTGVRHPESPDRLRAIRRGLAKQHGVSYIDADPATEAAVRAVHDDEYIDRVKQFCADGGGEWDPDTIAVEATWDAALKSAGLAEWSARAALDGEDGRNTPFSIGRPPGHHAVYDNAMGFCFINNAAVAAQSALDSGDASRVAIFDWDVHHGNGTQDIFYERGDVHYSSFHEAGLYPGTGEVEETGEGDGTGTTLNAPLPSGSGDAEYVGAFEELLIPALMEFEPDLLLVSAGFDAHEHDPISRMRVSTEGYGVLTDRVRTLADDVDASLGFVLEGGYGLDTLAESITMVHEVFDGREPVEPDGDASERAQLIIDRAAEAHGLGEK, from the coding sequence ATGAAATTTGGCTACAGCGAGGTCTGTCTGGACCACGACACGGGGGTTCGCCATCCCGAGAGTCCAGACCGTCTGCGCGCGATTCGTCGGGGGCTTGCCAAACAACACGGCGTTTCGTACATCGATGCTGACCCCGCGACTGAAGCCGCTGTCCGCGCCGTCCACGACGACGAGTACATAGACCGCGTCAAGCAGTTCTGTGCCGACGGCGGCGGCGAGTGGGACCCTGACACCATCGCCGTCGAAGCGACGTGGGACGCCGCCCTCAAGAGCGCCGGTCTCGCAGAATGGTCCGCACGCGCCGCCCTCGACGGCGAAGACGGCCGGAACACCCCGTTCTCGATTGGTCGTCCACCGGGCCACCACGCCGTCTACGACAACGCCATGGGCTTTTGTTTCATCAACAACGCCGCAGTCGCCGCCCAGTCCGCGCTCGACAGCGGTGATGCCTCTCGAGTGGCCATTTTCGACTGGGACGTCCACCACGGCAACGGCACCCAGGACATCTTCTACGAGCGCGGCGATGTCCACTATTCGTCGTTCCACGAAGCCGGGCTGTACCCCGGCACTGGCGAGGTCGAAGAAACTGGCGAGGGCGACGGAACGGGGACGACGCTTAACGCCCCGCTTCCCTCTGGGAGTGGTGATGCAGAATACGTCGGTGCGTTCGAGGAGTTGCTCATCCCTGCCCTCATGGAGTTCGAACCCGATTTACTGCTCGTGAGTGCGGGCTTCGATGCCCACGAACACGACCCGATCTCTCGCATGCGCGTCTCGACCGAAGGATACGGCGTCCTCACCGACCGCGTTCGCACGCTCGCCGACGACGTGGACGCCTCGCTCGGCTTCGTCCTCGAAGGCGGCTACGGCCTCGACACGCTCGCAGAAAGCATCACGATGGTACACGAGGTGTTCGATGGGCGCGAACCGGTCGAACCAGACGGCGACGCCTCAGAACGCGCCCAACTCATCATCGACCGGGCCGCGGAGGCTCACGGCCTCGGCGAGAAATAA
- the cca gene encoding CCA tRNA nucleotidyltransferase, protein MTERDEYERVFDGVRDWVEPDADEQARLTEAARALLDRTQDAIDDLAVEADTVLVGSTARGTWISGDRDIDVFVRFPTDLPREKLERLGLQIGSQVLPDGHEEYAEHPYTKGEFDGFSVDLVPCYDVPTASDIKSAVDRTPFHTAYLDDHLTPELAGDVRLAKQFLKGIGVYGSDLRTEGFSGYLTELLILEYGSLLALLEAAADWKPPVKFDPESHGQRSFTDALVVIDPTDPLRNVAAAVSPDNVARLQHYARVFLEEPTEALFIATTPDPLTEDQVRMAIERRETVPVAICFETPDIVDDQLYPQLRKSVDGMASELNRRGFDVLRTATFAADTSVLFAELDIATRPAVERHEGPPVHVKTHAAGFFEKYADNPAVFGPFIDGDRYVVERDREFTTASEFLESDALFDVALGATVQRQIEQAYEVLVGGDVAVLATDFGEALARYFSPRP, encoded by the coding sequence ATGACCGAGCGAGACGAATACGAGCGGGTGTTCGACGGCGTCCGGGACTGGGTCGAGCCCGACGCGGACGAACAGGCCCGACTCACCGAGGCAGCCCGGGCACTCCTCGACCGCACGCAGGACGCCATCGACGACCTCGCAGTCGAGGCTGACACCGTCCTCGTCGGGAGCACCGCCCGTGGGACGTGGATCAGCGGCGACCGAGACATCGACGTGTTCGTCCGCTTCCCTACAGACCTCCCCCGCGAGAAGTTGGAACGATTGGGGCTTCAGATTGGCTCGCAGGTGCTCCCGGACGGACACGAAGAGTACGCAGAACACCCGTACACGAAAGGTGAGTTCGACGGCTTCAGCGTCGACCTCGTCCCGTGTTACGACGTGCCGACGGCCTCTGACATCAAGTCCGCCGTCGACCGCACGCCGTTTCACACCGCGTATCTCGACGACCACTTGACGCCCGAACTCGCGGGCGACGTGCGCCTCGCAAAGCAGTTCCTGAAGGGCATCGGCGTCTACGGGAGCGACCTCCGCACTGAGGGGTTTTCCGGCTATCTCACCGAACTCCTGATTCTCGAATACGGCAGTCTGCTCGCGTTGCTCGAAGCCGCCGCCGACTGGAAGCCACCAGTGAAATTCGACCCGGAGAGCCACGGTCAGCGCAGCTTCACAGACGCGCTCGTCGTCATCGACCCGACCGACCCACTCCGAAACGTCGCGGCGGCCGTCTCGCCCGACAACGTCGCCCGACTCCAGCACTACGCCCGTGTCTTCCTCGAAGAGCCAACTGAAGCGTTGTTCATCGCCACCACGCCCGACCCGCTCACCGAAGACCAAGTTCGAATGGCCATCGAACGCCGTGAAACCGTTCCAGTCGCCATCTGCTTCGAGACACCGGACATCGTCGACGACCAATTGTATCCACAGCTACGCAAGTCCGTAGACGGGATGGCAAGTGAGTTGAATCGCAGAGGGTTTGACGTGCTCCGAACAGCAACGTTCGCGGCCGACACCTCCGTGCTGTTCGCTGAACTCGATATCGCAACCCGACCGGCTGTCGAACGCCACGAAGGCCCACCCGTCCACGTCAAAACTCACGCAGCGGGCTTTTTCGAGAAGTACGCAGACAACCCTGCTGTGTTCGGACCGTTCATCGATGGCGACCGCTACGTCGTCGAACGCGACCGAGAGTTTACGACAGCCAGCGAATTTCTGGAAAGCGACGCGCTCTTCGACGTGGCGCTCGGTGCAACCGTCCAGCGGCAGATAGAACAAGCGTACGAGGTACTCGTTGGTGGGGACGTAGCCGTACTCGCGACGGATTTCGGCGAAGCGCTCGCGCGTTATTTCTCGCCGAGGCCGTGA